The nucleotide sequence GTAGTGCTCGCTGCCGAAGACCTGCACGGTCTCGCCGACCGCGAGCGCCGTGCCGATGGCGTTGGTGCCCATGGCGTCCTCGCACCAGTCGGCGCCGGCCTGCAGATGCAGCCGTTCGGCCCGGCGGCGCAGGTCGTCGTCGCCCTCGGCCCACAGGATGCGGCCGCGGGCGTCGCCGACGATGACCAGCACGCCGGCGTCGGCGGCGTCGTCGACCAGCAGCCGGCGCACGATCGGCATGGCGTGCCGCAGCGGGTGCGTGGCCCGCGCCTCGTGCAGCGCGTCGTCGATCAGCGTGACGGGGGAGTCGCGGCGGTCGGGGTCGACGTGCAGCGCGGCGGAGCGCCGCCACGACTCCAGGACGACCGGCCGGACCTCGGAGTCGCCGCCGGGGCCGGACTGCAGGAAGTTCTCGTGGGCCTGGGCCGTGAGGCGCCAGCGGCTGACCGGGTCGACGCCGTTCGGGAGCGCGAGCTGGAGGCTGGGCACGTCACTCCTCCTGGGGAGGTGGTCCGCGGGACACGCCTAGAGTAGGCCGTCCGGCGACCGGGGACGGCCGAACCTCGGCGATCGGTGCGCTGTCCGAGCGGCTGCATAGGCTGGGGACATGCCCGTCGAGCTTCCCGACCGCCGGATGTTGCTGGTGCACGCCCACCCCGACGACGAGTCCATCGGCACCGGCGCCACCATGGCCCGCTACGCCGCCGAAGGCGCCCACGTCACGCTCGTCACCTGCACACAGGGCGAGCAGGGCGAGATCGTGCTGCCCGAGCTGGCGCACCTCGCGCCCGAGCACGACGACGCTCTGGGGCCGCACCGGGCCGGCGAGCTCGCCGACGCCATGGCGCAGCTGAAGGTGGCCGATCACCGGTTCCTGGGTGGTCCGGGCCGGTACCGCGACTCCGGCATGGTGTGGGGCGCGGACGGCCGCCGCGCGGTGGCGCCCGACCAGCTCGACGCGCGGGCCTTCTGGTCCGCCGACCTCCGCGAGGCGGCCGACCACCTCGTCGCTGTCATCCGCGAGGTCCGGCCGCAGGTGCTGGTCACCTACGACGAGCACGGCGGCTACGGGCATCCCGATCACATCCAGGCGCACCGGGTGGCCACCTACGCGCGCGACCTCGCCGCCGTCCGCTCCTACCGCACCGACCTCGGCCCTGCCTGGGATGTCCCAAAGGTGTACTGGACGGCCACGCCCCGCGAGGTGCTGCAGGAGGCGCTGACGGCGCTGCGCGAGCGCGGCGGCGCCGGCTTCGATAACCTCGCCTCGGCCGACGACTTCGGCTATGTCGTCGACCTCGCCGATGTCGACGCCGTCATCGACGGCTCCGATCACCTGGACGCGAAAATGGCGGCCATGCGGGCGCACGCCACGCAGATCGACGTGCATTGGCCGTACTTCACCCTCTCCGACAACGTCGGGCAGCCCATCTGGGCGCAGGAGTACTTCCGGCTGGCGCACGGCCGCCGCGGGCCGGCCGACCCCGGCACCGCCGTCGAGACCGACCTCTTCGCCGGCGTCGGGCCGTGACCGTCGCACCCGGTGCGGCGCCGTCCGTCACGCCGTCCAGCCGGGCCGCTGGTCCGTCGCGGCGCGGCCGGGTGCTCTCCGCCCTCGCCGTCGCGGGCCTCGGCCTGGTCGCTGTGGCGGTCGCCGTCGCCGGGTCGTACCTGCATCGATGGGCCAGCCCGGCCGGCATCGTGCTGGCCGTCGGCGGGGCGGTGGGCGTCGGGATCCTGGCGCGGGTGTGCGCGCGCAGCCGCTTCGGGCTGGCCGTCATCGCGATGCTGTGGCTGGTGCCGGTTCTCGTGCTGTCGGGGCAGCCGGCGGGCGCCGACCGCGTCATCCTGAACGACGAGCACGGCCTGGTGTTCCTCTTCGGCGGTACGGTCGGTCTGGCCGTGGTACTCGGTCGCGGCGTCGAGGCGAGATCGACTCGACGAGTGACGTAGGATGCGCGGGGCAAGACCTGACTACTGACGAATTGCGCATATTCAAACCGATAGGTGCCCAAGCGTGACCGACAACCCACCTGGCCGGGGCGGTGCCGCGGCCGCATCCACTGACCGTGGCGACGCGGTCGGCGCCGAGCCCGGCCGGCCCGCCGACGGGTCGGCGGTGACGTCTGCGGCCGACCCTATCGAGCCGTCCGGCAACGCATCGGCCGACCCCGCCACTGAGACGAACGGCACACCCGCCCGACCGGCCTCCGCCGAGGGTGAGCGTTCCGGCGCTGCCGCGGGCGGGGGTGGTGCGCCGGTGCGGCGCACCCAGATCGCCGCGTCGGCGGCCGCGCTCGCCGAGAAGCGGGCGGCCAAGGCTCGCGCGGCGGCGGACGCCCAGACCGCCGCTGCTGCTCAGACCGCCGCGGCGGCTCAGGCGGCCGCGGAGGCTCGGGCCGCCGCCGAGGCTCGGGCCCGCGAGACGGCCGAGGCTCAGGCTCGTGAGGCGGCGGCTCAGGCCCGTAAGACGGCTCGGCCCGCCGGGGACGCCCCTGCGGCGGATCCGGGCGTCAGGGCCGTCACGCCGCCGCCGCGGGTCATCGACGCGCGCCCGAGCGCGATGCGCTCCGCCGACGCCCGTCCGTCCGGCGAGCCCCAGCGGCCGGAGACCAGCCGCCGTCCGCTCGACGACCGTCGTACCGAGACTCCCCGCGATGCGACGCCGACCCGCCAGGCTGAGGCGCCTCCCGCTGCCGGCGACGACGCTCCGTCGTTGCCCGCCCGCCAGCGCCCGACGTCGGCGCCGCTCGGCGCGGCCTCGCTGCAGCCGTCGATGCTGCCGCCGATCCAGGCCGAGCCACGTGCCGCCGGTGCGATGCAGGCCCGCCCCGCCGCCGACGAAGCGCGGTTCGCCGCCACGGCGCAGGCGTTCTCCGGCGCCCAGGCTGCCCGTGCCCGGGCCCGCGCCGCCGAGCAGGCCGAGGCCGCCACCCGCCGCGACGCGGAGGAGCAGCGGGCGGGTGCCCCGGCGAACGGATCCGCCGCGGCGCAGCGTCCCGCGCCCGGCCGCTCGAACGTCAAGGACCGCGACGGTCAGGCCTCTGCCGAGGAGGACGGCCAGCGCTACGAGGAGCCCCGCGTCGTGCAGGACGCCCGTGCGGCCAAGACCCGCGGCGGCTCCACTGCTGCCGCGACGGCCGCCACGGCTGGGGTCGCCGCGGCCGCTGCCGCTGGTAGTGGTGTTGGTGGTGGCGGCGCTGGTGGTGGCGCCGACGACGGCGGGTCCCGGTCCGCCGCGGACCGGCCCAGCGCCGATCGGCCGGCCGACTCGGCCCGGCCCGAGGCGGCGCAGGCCGACGACGCTCGCCGGGCGCAGTGGGGTCCGCCGGATGCGGCCGAGCGGGGCCGTGCGGAGACGCCCGAGCCGAGCCGGCCCGTCGACTCCCGACCGGCCGACGACGCTCGCCGGGCGCAGTGGGGACCGCCGGACGCGGCCGAGCGGGGCCGTGCGGAGACGCCCGAGCCGAGCCGGCCGGATACCGGCGAGCAGGATCGGCCGGCGACAACCGAGCCGAGCCGCTCCGAGGCCGCCCGTGCCGCCGAGCAGAACCGTGCTGAGGGCGCCGGCGCCGCCGCGCAGGGCAGCGCTGAGGGTGCCGGTGCCACGGAGCAGGGCCGCTCCGAGAGCAACCGCACCGCCGAGCGAGCCCCCGAGGCCGCCGACACCGCCGACGCCACGGAGGCGACCGAGGCCGCCCCTGCCGCCGAGCCGGCCCGGCCGCGGCCGGAGCCCGGCGTGCGTGCGGCCGGCATCTACACCGCTCCGGGCCGCGGCGACGCCGACCAGCCGACCCAGGCGCTCGGCTTCGGCGACGCCCCGACGTTGCCGGGCTCGGCCATGCCCGCGATCCTCGCCGCGGCCCTGGCCGCCGACGGCGCCGCGGCCACGCCCACGTCCACCCCCGACACATCCGCCCCCGAAGCCGACCCGACGGCCGGCCGGGCCTCCAGGCGGCAGCAGCAGCGTTCCTTCGGCCAGGCCGCCACCGCGGCCGCCTTGAAGGAGAACGCCGGCAAGCGCGGCGACGGCAACGGCAACGGCGGCGACGACAGCGGCGGCAACGACGACGACGGCGCGGGCTCCGGCGGCCGCAACAAGGTCAAGCTGGCGGCGCTCGTCGTGGCCGGCGTCGTCGTGGTGCTGGGCATCGGCTACGGCATCGCCTACGCCGTGGCCGGCGGCTCGCTGGCCCGGGGCGCGACGGTCGCGGGCATCGAGGTCGGCGGCATGTCGCCGGAGGAGGCCGAGGAGGCGCTCACCGCGCAGCTGCCGGCCCTCGTCGACCAGCCCTTCCATCTGATCATCGGCGACGAGGAGACCTCGTTCGAGGTGGTCCCGTCGGCGGCGGGCATGACGGTCGACGTCGCGGCGACGATCGACGAGGTGCCGGGCGGCAGCGCCAACCCGGTCTCGCTGTTCCGGGCGCTGCTCGGCGGCGACGAGACCACGCCGGTCCCGGCCATCGACCGGCCTACGCTCGAGGCCGCGCTCACCGAGATCGCCGCGCAGGCCGACATCGAGCCGGTGAACGGCGCGGTCGCGTTCGACGGCGGCGAGGTCGTCACCAGCGAGCCGCAGCCGGGCCGCGCGGTCAACCTCGACGCCACCATCGAGCGGCTCCAGGGCGCGTTCTTCGGCGCCGAGTCCAGCCTGCCCGTCGGCGACGTTCAGCTGGCCATCGACGAGGTGCAGCCGGCCGTCAGCACCGACGAGGTGCAGCGCGCCGTCGCCGAGTTCGCCGAGCCGGCGATGTCCGCCCCAGTGACGGTCGTCGCGGGCGAGGAGAGCGTCGAGCTGCCGGCCGAGCTCGTCGGCCAGGCGCTCACCATGGCCCCCGACGACGCCGGCACGCTGCAGCCCGCCATCGACGGCGCGCTGCTGACGGAGGTCGCGCGCGACCTGCTGACCGAGGTGGGCCAGGAGGGCCGCGACGCCACCGTCACCATCGAGGGCGGCGAGCCGGTCGTCGTGCCGGCCGAGCGCGGCATGGGCATCGCGCCCGAGACGCTGAGCGCCGCGGTGCTTCCGGTGCTGACGGCCGAGGGCGACGCGCGCGAGGCCGCCGTCGAGCTGACCGAGGTCGACCCCGAGCTGACGACGGCCGCGGCCGAGGAGCTCGGCGTCACCGAGGTGGTCGCGGAATTCACCACCCGGTTCCCGCACGCCGACTACCGCAACGTCAACATCGGCACGGCGGCCGAGCGCATCGACAACACGCTGCTGCTGCCCGGCGACGAGTTCAGCCTCAACGGCATCGTCGGCGAGCGCACCGAGGCCAACGGCTTCACCACCGGCACCATCATCGACGGCGGCCGGCTGGAGGAGTCCCTCGGCGGCGGCGTCTCGCAGGTGGCGACGACGACGTTCCACGCGGCCTTCCTGGCCGGTCTCGAGGACGTCGAGCACTGGCCGCACTCGATCTACTTCGACCGCTACCCGATCGGCCAGGAGGCCACGGTCGCCTGGGGGTCGAAGGACATGCGCTTCGCCAACGACACCCCGTACGGCGTCGTCGTCGACACCACCTTCACGCCGAGCACGTCCGGCAACCAGGGCACGCTCAACGTGAAGATCTGGAGCACGGAGTACTTCCAGGTCGAGACGTCGGTGTCGGAACGCTCCAACTACACGTCGCCGCAGACGATCTACGACACGTCCGACAACTGCTCCGCGCAGGGCGGCAGCCAGGGCTTCAGCATCACGTCGTACCGGCAGGTGCTCGACCCCGACGGCAACCTCGTCAAGGACGAGGCCGACCCGTGGACGTACAACCCGAACCACCGGGTCATCTGCGGGCCGGACCCGGGCGAGGACAACGGCCAGGGCGGCGGCGACAGCGACGAGGAGTGACGCGCGACCACTGCCCGCCGGCTCAGCGCAGCCGGCGGTAGTGGTACGCGTGGTGCTCGGCGAAGCCGGCCTTGCGGTACGTCGCCCGGGCGGCCCCGTTCGGCTCGGCGACCTGCAGGTACACGTCGGTGGCGCCGAGCCGGTCGGCCCACGCCGCCAGCCCGGCGACGATGTGCCCGCCCAGCCCGCGCCGCCGGGCCGACGGCGCCACCTCGACCGCCGTCACCCCGAGCCAGCGTCGTCCGCTCGGCGCGTCGGTGACCGCGCCCCGCGCGATCGCGACCCGCACGCCGTCGTCGTCGTCCACCGACGCGAACCCGGCGGTGTCGGTGTTGACCAGCACGTCGACGGCGTGTGCCGGCAGCTCGCCGCCCCGGTAGTGGTAGCCGGCCAGCCAGTCGTCGTCGGGGCGGTCGTCGACCCGGACCGGCGGCAGCCCGGCCCGCTCCGAGCCGCGCACGACGGACACCGGCGCCACCATGACGAACGTCCGGTCCTCCAGCGCCGGCCAGCCGCGCGCGTCCAGGACCGGTCCGAGCGCCCGGCCGAGCGGCTCGGGCACCTGGAAGGCCGGCATCAGCCCGCGCGACCGGTACCACCGCTCGACCAGTTCGACGGCGTCGGCCGGCGGCCGCCCGGGGTCGTCCAGCGGCAGGCACGAGTTGGCCCGGCCGGTGAACCCGCCGGCGGCGCGCAGCAGCCAGCCGCCGCTCCACTCCGACTCCAGCGCCCGCCAGCCGCGCAGCGCCGCGGCCTCGAGGTCGCGGACGTCGCGGCGGGTCACCGTCAGCTCCGGGATCTCCTTGACGGCGACGACGTCGCCCGCCGGCACCGCGACCACGTCGCCGCCACGCGAGGGCCGTACGCGCAGGACGTCGCCCGCGGCTTCGAGCACGCCGAGCACGTCCGTGGCGCCGAACTCGTCGCCGTGCAGGCGGTACCGGACCACGACACGCCGTCCGACCAGGTCGGACGGGTTCTGACTCGAACTGGGCTGTCTCATAGGCTGACCTTGGTGCACGATGGATTACGGGCACCGCGATACTAGGGCTGAGCACGAATGAGTAGCCGAACCGGTGCGCCGGATGGGCTTGCGATAGGAGGACACCGCCGTGACGTACGTCATCGCGCAGCCTTGCGTCGACCTCAAGGACCTCGCCTGCGTCGAGGAGTGTCCGGTCGACTGCATCTACGAGGGCGAGCGGATGCTCTACATCCACCCGGATGAGTGCGTCGATTGCGGTGCGTGCGAACCGGTCTGCCCCGTCGAGGCGATCTTCTACGAAGACGACGTCCCCGGTGAGTGGAAGAGTTACTACACCGCCAACGTCGAGTTCTTCGACGACCTCGGCTCGCCGGGCGGCGCTGCCAAGCTGGGCGCCATCGCCAAGGACCATGCGCTGATCGCCGCACTGCCCCCGCAGGAGCACGAGGAGACCTGAGCCGGTGCCTCAGCGGCTTCAGCTGCCCGCCTTCCCCTGGGACGCCCTCGTCCCGTACGCGATGCGCGCGGCGGCGCATCCCGACGGCATCGTCGACCTCTCCATCGGCACGCCGGTCGACCCGACGCCCGAGGTGGTCCGTCGCGCGCTCGCCGCGGCGGCGGACGCCCCGGGCTACCCGACGACGCAGGGCACGCCCGCGCTGCGTGAGGCGGCCGTGCGCTGGCTCGGCCGGCGGGCCGGCGCCCAGGGCCTCGACCCCGGCGCCGTCATCCCGAGCATCGGCTCGAAGGAACTGGTGGCCTGGCTGCCGACGCTGCTCGGCCTGGGCCCGGGCGACGCCGTCGTGTTCCCGGAGCTCGCCTACCCGACGTACGACATCGGCGCCCGGCTGGCGGGGGCCGACCCGGTCGCCAGCGACTCCGTCACGGCGCTCGGGCCGCGCCGGGTGGGGCTGATCTGGGTGAACTCGCCGGCCAACCCGCACGGCCGGGTTCTGCCGGCGGCGCATCTGGCCAAGGTGGTCGAGTGGGCGCGCGAGCGCGGCGCCGTCGTCGCCTCCGACGAGTGCTATCTCGAGCTGGGCTGGGAGGAGCGGCCGGTCTCGGTCCTCGACCCCGCCGTCAACGGCGGCTCGCTCGACGGCCTGCTGGCGGTGCACTCGCTGTCGAAGCGGTCCAACCTGGCCGGGTACCGGGCCGGGTTCGTCGCGGGTGACCCCGCGCTGGTCCGTCAGGTGCTCGAGGTGCGCAAGCAGGGCGGGTTCATGGTGCCGACGCCGGTGCAGGCCGCCATGGTGGCCGCCCTCGACGACGACGCCCACGTCGACGTGCAGCGCGAACGCTACGCCCGCCGCCGCGACGTGCTGCGGGCGGCGCTGGTCGAGGCCGGGTTCCGCATCGACGACTCCACCGCCGGCCTGTACCTGTGGGCGACCCTCGACGAGCCGTGCTGGGACACCGTCGACCGGCTGGCCGGCCGCGGCATCCTGGTCGCGCCGGGCTCGTTCTACGGCGCCACCGGCGGCTCGCACGTCCGCATCGCCCTGACGGCGACCGACGAGCGCGTCGACGCCGCCGTCAAGCGCCTGCTCAGCTGACGGCCGCCAGTCCGCCCGCCTGCGGCACGCCGCGGGGCAGTGGCGGAGCCTGTCGGACCGCCCTTGCAATGAGCACCTATACGCACCACGCGGCGATGGTGCGTATAGGTGCTCATTGCAAAGGGGCTCGACGACGGGGTCAGCTGACGGCGGCCGACGCGGTCGCCGCGTCCGGGCCGATGCCCAGCGCGACCTCGGAGCCGGAGCACGCCACCACGGCGGACTGGTCCGTCCCGGCGAAGATGGTCCGGCCGCCGTCCTCGGTGGCGGTCGCGTCGGGGAAGGCGGCCGCGTAGAAGTCGGTGATGGTCTCGCACAGCGGCGTGGCGCCCTCGTCGCCACGGTCGGCGAGCATCAGCCCGACCGCCGTGGCGTCGCCGTCGCCCCAGACGGTGACCTCGCCGCCGGCCCACGCGGCGACGCGGTCCTTCGGGTCGGACAGCGCCGCGGCCTCGTCGTCGCCCGGGGCCTCGAGGAGGAACAGCAGGTCGGCCGCGCCGAACGTGTCGGTGCGCAGTTGCTGCCAGCCCGGCCCGACCGGGGCGCGGACGTCGACGGCGGCCTCTCCGGCGTCGTAGCGATCCGGGAAGAGGATCTGTGCCGTCGTCGTCGGCACCTCGGAGTAGGTGGCGTCGACCGCCTCCCAGCCGCCGTCGAGGAAGACGTCGCAGGTGAACGTCATGCCCTCGACGTACGGGAACTCCAGCTGGCGGGCGATGAAGTGCGGTAGCCCGTCGAGGTCGGCCGTGGTCTGGCCGGACGCCTCCTGCAGTGCGAGCAGCTCGTCCAGCGGCAGGTGCTGGCCGACGAACTGCTGGCTGTACAGCGAGGCGTCGCCCTCGACGGCGTTGAGCGCGGCGTAGGCGGCGTCGGACCCGGACTCGGTGGCGATGGCCTCCTGGTCGGGCAGCCCCATGGCGGCGTCGGCCTGCGCGTGCACCAGCTCGTGAGCGGTGATCAGCGCGCCGAGGCCGTCCATCTCCTCCGAGCCGATGACCAGCTGCCCCGTCTCGGGGTCGTAGAACCCGCCCACGCCGGCGTCGAGCGCGTCGAGCTGGGCCTGCGCGAGGTCGGTGCCGGGCTCGACGGCGCCCAGTGCGGCCAGCAGCCGGGAGTCGACGGCGGCCCGCTCGGGGTCGAGCTCCTCCTGGGTGATCTCGACCGCCCGCCGCTGCACCTCGTCGAGGCTGACGAACTCGATGTCGACGTCGTCGCCGGCGGGCAGCCCGCGCTCCTCCTCGACCAGTTGCGCGATGGCGGCGACCTGCGTCTCGACGTCGGCGTCGGGGATGGAGTCGGAGCCGCCGAGGCCGAGCCCGCCGGAGCCGAGGCACTGCAGCAGGATCGGGTCGAACTCGCCCATGCCGCCCATGTCGCCGAGCAGCCCTTCCAGACCGCCCTCGCCGAGCAGGTCCTCCAGCCCGCCGAGGCCGCCCTCCTCGGACCCGCCGAGCAGGTCCTCGAGGCCGCCGAGCCCGGACGACTCCGACGACTCCTCCGCCGCGGCCAGCTCCTCGCGCGCGGCGTCGCGCTCGGCCCGCGCGTCGTCGACCCGCTGGTCCATGACCAGGTACGTGACGCCGGCAAGCACCAGTCCGACGGCGAGCGCGATGGCCGTGGCGACCTGCCAGAGCGCGGTTCGCGGGCCACCGTTGCTGGAGGACGACGGCGGGGGCGGAGGCGGCGGGGTGGGGTCGCTCATGATCTCCCTAACCTACTGGAGACCGACCGCACGGTCCCAGCGAGCGACGAGGCCCAGAAGGGAGAGGGGAAAATCGTCCGCGGGGTCAGGCCGTCGCGACCGCCGTCGTCGCGACCCGGGGATCGCGGGCGGACAGCCGCCAGCCGGCGTCGTCGACCTGGATGACGGAGACCGGGCCCCAGCCGGGCTGCGGGCCGTCGACCGGGACGACCTCGTGGCCGCGTCGGCGCAGGCCGTCGACGACTCGGGCGGGCACGTCGGGCTCGACCCGCACCCGCGAACCGGACGGCACCGGCGCGCCGGTCGGGCCCTCGGGCGGCTCGATCGTCCACCGCGGCCGCGCCTGGGCCTCGTCCGGGTCCAGCCCGGCGCCCAGCACGAACGCGGCGACCTGCTGCACCAGCTGCGGCTGCACGTGGCCGCCGCGGGCGCCGAGGACCATCGCCAGCCGCTCGCCGCGGGTCCACAGCGACGGCGACAGCGTGTGCAGTGGCCGCCGGCCCGGCGCCAGTTCGCCCGGGTGGTCCGGGATCAGCGAGAAGCCGCGGCCGCGGTCGTGCAGCAGGAACCCGGCCGCTCCGGCGCCGACCAGCGACCCGATGCCGTGGAAGTTGGACTGGATCAGCGAGACGGCCATGCCGTCGCCGTCGACGACGCACAGGTAGGCGGTGCCGCCGGCGGCCGGCGCGGCCGAGTGCCGCTCGCGGGCCGCGCCGGGGTCGACGGAGGCGGCGACGGTGTCCAGGCGGGCGGCGTCGAGGAGGCGGTCGAGCGGCACCGGGACCCGGCCGGGGTCGACGGCGAGGTCGTCGCGGTCGGCGGCCAGCGCCCGCTGCGCCTCGATCTGCAGGTGCCAGGACTGCGGGTCGGCGGGGTCGTCGGCCCAGCCGAGCCGCTCCAGCACGGCGCAGCCGCCGATGCCGAGGTAGCCCTGCGAGTTCGGCGGGACGGTCCAGCCGGTGCTGCCCCACACGTCCACGGACAGCGGGTCGACCCAGTCGGCCTGGTCGTGGCGCAGGTCGTCGGCGGTGATGACGCCGTCGACGGCGGCGCTGATGGCCCGGCCGGGTGCGCCCTCGTAGAACGCCGCGCGGCCGCCGTCGGCCACCAGCCGCAACGTCGCGGCCAGCTGCGACCGGACCACCGTCGCGCCGCGCGACGCCGCCAGCATCGGTGCCGCGGCCTCGACCCCGGCGAGCGACGCGGCACTGGCCCGGAACGCCGCGACCAGCTCGTCGTTGGCCGGGAAGCCCTCGGACGCCAGCCGCACGGCCGGCTCGAGCACGGCCGCCAGCCCCAGCTTGCCCAGCCGCGACGACAGCGTGGCCCAGCCGTCGACGCAGCCCGGCACCGGGATCGCGGCCGGGTGGGCGCGCGGGATCTCGTCCAGCCCGGCCGCCCGCAGCGCCGCCGCGTCGACGCCGGAACCCGCCCGGCCGGATGAGTTCAGCGCCAGTGGCGTGCTGTGGCCGGGCAGGTGCACCAGCGCGAACAGGTCGCCGCCGACGCCGCAGGTCTCCGGCGCGACGACGCCCTGGACGGCGCACGCGGCGATGGCGGCGTCGACGGCGTTGCCGCCGGCCTGCAGGATCTGGACGCCGGCGCGCGTGCTCAGCGTGTGCGACGTCGCGACGACACCGCCTGGACTGCCCGTCATGCTCACGACCCTTCCGCGACGTCGATGTGGACGTGGTCCAGGTGGCGAAGGGTGACGTCAGTGGTGGCACCGGACGGGTGGGTGTACTCGCGCCAACCTTCGTCGGACCGGCGCGCCGACCATATCCTGTCGTCGTAGATCACGGTCGCTATGCCCAGTTCCTGTGCGTTCGCGACGGCCCAGTGGGCCACCGCCCAGCCGCGGCGGTTCACGTCGGCGTTGTCGTACGGCTCGAACATGACGTCCAGGGCGCGGCCGTCGTAGTGCGCGGACCCCTCGATGTGACCGGAGTCGACGCCGCCGGGCTCGAAGCCGCCGATGTCGAGGTCGTCGAACCTGCCGGCCAGCTGGTCGCGGACGGCCCGGGCGCGGTCGGTGAGCCCGTCCTCGCCCTCGGCCTGCGCCGAGTAGTCGGCGGCCCGGAACGCGCAGGAGAACGCCGCCTCGGAGTTGCCGGTCAGCGCCGACGCCAGCACCCGCGCGTCGTCCTCGTGGTCGGCGTAGGCGTCGGGGAACGCGCTGCGCTGCACCTCCTGGGCGGCGACGGTGATCTCGAGGTCGCGGTAGTTCGGGATGTCGACCAGCGCGTCGTAGAAGGCGCCCGCGGCGTAGACGGGGTCCTGCACCTGCTCAGGCGTGCCCCAGCCCTGCGACGGCCGCTGCTGGAACAGCCCGAGGGAGTCGCGGTCGCCGTAGTCGATGTTGTAGATGTCGGATTCCTGGTACGCCGTGGCCAGCGCGATGGTGACGGCGCGCGCCGGCAGCTCGCGCTCCAGCGCCACCGCGGCGATGGTGGCGGCATGGCGGGCCTGTTCGGGCGCCAGCGCCACGGTGCGGCCGTCGACGGTGACCCGGCAGTCGTTGCGGCGCACCAGGGGGTTGTTGTCGCCGCCCACCCACCAGATGAGCAGCGCGGCGACGCAGCCGCCGAGGGCGAGCAGGGTCCCGATGGTGGCCGTCAGGCGGGCAGCACGACTCATTTGACTGGAAGAACGTCCGTGGCCGGGCCCGCGGTTCCGGGTGGTCCGGCCGCTAATTGGCGTGCAGGACGG is from Jiangella alkaliphila and encodes:
- a CDS encoding gamma-glutamyltransferase family protein, which produces MTGSPGGVVATSHTLSTRAGVQILQAGGNAVDAAIAACAVQGVVAPETCGVGGDLFALVHLPGHSTPLALNSSGRAGSGVDAAALRAAGLDEIPRAHPAAIPVPGCVDGWATLSSRLGKLGLAAVLEPAVRLASEGFPANDELVAAFRASAASLAGVEAAAPMLAASRGATVVRSQLAATLRLVADGGRAAFYEGAPGRAISAAVDGVITADDLRHDQADWVDPLSVDVWGSTGWTVPPNSQGYLGIGGCAVLERLGWADDPADPQSWHLQIEAQRALAADRDDLAVDPGRVPVPLDRLLDAARLDTVAASVDPGAARERHSAAPAAGGTAYLCVVDGDGMAVSLIQSNFHGIGSLVGAGAAGFLLHDRGRGFSLIPDHPGELAPGRRPLHTLSPSLWTRGERLAMVLGARGGHVQPQLVQQVAAFVLGAGLDPDEAQARPRWTIEPPEGPTGAPVPSGSRVRVEPDVPARVVDGLRRRGHEVVPVDGPQPGWGPVSVIQVDDAGWRLSARDPRVATTAVATA